Genomic window (Pararge aegeria chromosome 22, ilParAegt1.1, whole genome shotgun sequence):
CGGTGTTTGCATGCACCTAATACCATACGCGGTTCGATTCCTGAGTCAGGCCAAATATTGTTACGTATCTATTAAAGCTATATTTATCTAATACATAACGAATCTAatcccttctctttgtgggagaaAACCAGTGCCTtattgtgggccggtaatgtgttgatatgatgatgatctaatacctattattataaatgcaaaggtTCCGATGGATGTTTGTTGAATGGATCTGGACGAAATTTAGCACAAAAGTAGTCTGAACTCTGGAATAGCAATACTTTCCATTCAGAAAATGTACGGTTCTGTTGCAATagatttattttggttttcacaGAGCAAGAAATCGTCATCTTGCAAAGTGAATGTACAGGGGGCAGagaataaaataagcaaatatGCGTCAAATAAGCTAATAACATGACATTTCTATgcacataaaaaatttcacgtgaacgaagtcgcgagtaaCAACTAGTTATTTATACCTACAGGGAACAGGGATTTACGCTCAAATTCTCAGTTCCAATTTCACCGCCAATGCCAACGTTTGTAATTCTATTTTCATGTGAAACGAGAATCTTTGTCGAATAGATGTAGGTATTAACAATACTGCTATCTttaggtaagtatttttaaccATATCCagtaatatgaatattattatgctttatATTGTTCTAAAATATCTACCTTctgttaaagtttattattttctgtCTACTCTGTCATTTACTTGTAACAAGAATAATAACAAGCCTTCTCTCCTCGCGCTCACCGAATACTTTCTCACTCGCACACCAACTATCTGTACCGCTTTACGATACGACAACGAGACATCATCTAGGTAGGAGTGGGGATCGATTTGCAATAACCGACCGCATAACAGAGCAGCGGCAGTGAGTCGGTCGACCGGCTTTAGAGCGATAGCCTCCGCAGTCCTCTAATGTTAATCGGGTGCGGTAGCTCTCTGCAGCCCACTCTGACAACCATTCGAAGTTACGAACGCGATAGCTGCCTGCAGTCCGTTCGTTCACCTCAAGCTTAGAATCCACGTGTTCACGTGACACCAATCTACATTTTGGACATAGGAcaaaatttaagttaatttcTCACCTCAAGAGTTCCATTTAAAGGAATtacgttaattaaaataataagaaatgaaaagaaaacatTCAAAGACGCCAGAACCCTCAGAAGAACAGTTAAATAATCGACATAGTACAGCGGCAAACCAGAAATTCACTCGCTGCCTTTTGCGCTTTAATGGTGAACACAACTATGACAAAGTTGAAGAATTTATTACTGGTGTCGAAGTATTCAAACAAATCTCACAAATATCAGACGAGGAAGCCCTTCTAGGGCTACCGTTGCTGCTCAAAGGCAGTGCCAGTACATGGTGGCAAGGCATACGCTCGGAAGTAAAGGATTGGTCGGCAGCCATAGACAATTTAAGATCATTTATTGACCTAAAGCAACAACCTTACGAAATATATATGGAGATATTCGCCAGTCCACAGGGAGAAAACGAGGAAATCGTTACATTCCTCTGCAGGAAGCGCGCTTTGCTCGGCCAGCTACCAGCGGCCCGCCACAAAGAGGAGGAAGAGATAGATTTAATTTATGGTCTGCTCAAACTCAAGCTAAGAAAAAATATAGCAAGGTCAGCCATTAACACATTTGCGGATCTTTTAGAAAAGGCGCGTCACTTGGAATCATTGGAACAAGAGATCCAAAAGCCTCTAACAGAGACGACTGCTGTTATTAACGCTCCGACTAAAGCTCCGAGAAAAAAACGGAGATGTTTATTTTGTCGCAATAAGGGTCATGTCGTAGAAGAGTGCCGCAAAAGGTTGGCCGAACTCCCAAAATGTGAAACTACAAAAGAGAAGACTTCTGACGTTAAACCAGAGTAACCGGTTATTTCTTGTTACGGATGCGGCGCGCCCGGTGTATATCAGAGTATCTGCGCGAACTGCAAAGACAAGGAATCATCGCCAAAACCAGTATCTTTCTACACAGTGCAGACCAATCTCGGACACCACATCGAGATTCCAACAATTgagataaatataaatggtgACATTGGTTACGCCCACGTCGACACGGCCGCTCAAAACAGCATTGCAGCTATGCTGTATGACAAACTTCAAGGGATGGGTGTATCGTTCTCAGAAAGACGCACTGATGTAAATCTTGCAGATGGGGTGGTAAcgacaaaaaaattactttccACCACTGTGGATATAACTCTGGGAAATCGCACGGTATCTTTGTCGCTAACCGCGATACCAAACGCTAAAAATAATCGCACACTTCTCGGCATAGACTTCTTAGAATCTGCCGGGATTATACTTAATCTACCCCAGCGTACCTGCTTTATTGGCGATTCTGAAGG
Coding sequences:
- the LOC120633683 gene encoding activity-regulated cytoskeleton associated protein 2-like, whose amino-acid sequence is MKRKHSKTPEPSEEQLNNRHSTAANQKFTRCLLRFNGEHNYDKVEEFITGVEVFKQISQISDEEALLGLPLLLKGSASTWWQGIRSEVKDWSAAIDNLRSFIDLKQQPYEIYMEIFASPQGENEEIVTFLCRKRALLGQLPAARHKEEEEIDLIYGLLKLKLRKNIARSAINTFADLLEKARHLESLEQEIQKPLTETTAVINAPTKAPRKKRRCLFCRNKGHVVEECRKRLAELPKCETTKEKTSDVKPE